One genomic window of Papaver somniferum cultivar HN1 unplaced genomic scaffold, ASM357369v1 unplaced-scaffold_150, whole genome shotgun sequence includes the following:
- the LOC113336016 gene encoding uncharacterized protein LOC113336016, whose amino-acid sequence MAFASSSSSSKQQIVLCGPNHVKVYKNTTTADNSTEAATSDEQMEVDRPDFMLKEEERPPYVIVVHGPPKVGKEKHLFIRSLVDHYTEDRDLLNLRGPIAIITGKRRIQFVECPNNVNGMRDAAKYADAVIFLINAYVGFEMETFEFVNVLRVHGMPKVMGVLTSIDKCDLFETKEHLMNHFSIEICEGATVFCLPGLDHGMYPEHEIRQLASFISAMDFHPLSWQAAQPYVLAEHFEDVTRVHTDNRCNRDIVLHGYLRGCDIKKGAKVHIAGVGNFPLFSVTSLADPCPFPAGSKKKRSREEKKLDEGESFRPGTYLRLEVRDIPFEIVENYVPYHPILVEGISPVEEKIGYMQKDTAAVDLTMKQEEPPYVIVVHGPPKVGKSRLIRSLVKRYTKKNVNKLYMQGPVTIISGKQRRIQFVECPNNINGMLDAAKYADAVMLLIDADTGFQMETFEFVNILRVHGMPKVMGVLISDGMCADLEKLLRTKECLMNHFSTEIYEGARLFCLSGLGTGMYPKHEILDLASFISIMEFHPLSWRAAQPYVLVDRFEDVTPSGRLLIDYRCTRDIVLYGYLRGCDIKKGAKVHIAGVGDFPLFGITSFVDPCPLKSALKRKKSLKGKEQDGCSSFRPGTYLRLEVRDIPFEMVGDINPGHPILVGGISPREENIGYMQATLKRHTWHRKLLKTRDPIIVSIGWRRYQTSPVYAMDDSGDRLRMLNYTPVDMQCLAMFWGPLASPNTGVVVVQDLPDKRAAFRILATGVVVDFNHAAKILKKCKRSRIPWKISGKTALIKNLFKSDDEIDRFKDAKLWTESGIQGKVEKAAEKVRRRKDGVLRVGIVECKFKRRICMHDTIFMRMWKEVKVPGFFNPFIQMTGLSHRPDEFPKGVLFKHETDGESPTERRMVAFVEGEPSFQDLTIAKEFELYHCNKEEQKEFKRHPMLVMIPKEEEMLEIHERGEITKKHQTKPWTPDCPVDDRVLNCAMSLYGKVPTYFTFFRPRNQIKYKN is encoded by the exons atggcgtttgcttcttcttcttcttcgagcaAGCAGCAAATTGTTCTATGTGGTCCGAATCATGTCAAAGTATATAAAAACACCACCACCGCCGACAACAGTACAGAAGCAGCAACTAGCGATGAGCAGATGGAAGTTGATAGACCTGATTTTATGttaaaagaagaagaacgacCACCGTATGTTATTGTTGTCCATGGACCTCCCAAG GTTGGGAAGGAGAAGCACCTGTTCATTAGGTCACTAGTAGATCATTATACCGAGGATCGTGATTTACTGAACTTGCGAGGGCCCATTGCCATCATAACAG GGAAGAGAAGGATACAGTTTGTGGAGTGTCCCAATAATGTTAATGGTATGCGTGATGCTGCAAAGTATGCTGACGCTGTAATATTCCTCATAAATGCATATGTTGGGTTTGAAATG GAGACATTTGAGTTTGTTAACGTCTTACGAGTTCATGGCATGCCCAAGGTTATGGGGGTGCTGACATCTATTGATAAATGCGACCTATTTGAAACCAAAGAACACCTCATGAATCATTTCAGCATTGAAATATGTGAAGGAGCAACAGTATTCTGTTTACCTGGGCTCGATCATGGGAT GTATCCGGAGCATGAAATCCGCCAGCTGGCAAGCTTCATATCGGCTATGGATTTCCATCCTTTGTCATGGCAAGCTGCACAACCATATGTGTTAGCAGAACACTTTGAAGATGTAACTCGAGTGCACACGGATAACAGATGCAATAGAGACATTGTTTTGCATGGTTATCTCCGAGGTTGTGATATCAAGAAAGGAGCTAAG GTGCACATTGCTGGTGTTGGTAATTTCCCTCTATTTAGTGTAACAAGCTTAGCCGATCCTTGCCCTTTTCCGGCTGGTTCCAAAAAGAAGAGATCTCGGGAAG aAAAAAAGCTTGATGAAGGCGAGAGTTTCAGACCAGGGACTTATCTAAGGTTGGAGGTCCGAGACATTCCTTTCGAGATTGTTGAGAATTATGTTCCTTATCATCCTATTCTCGTTGAAGGTATCAGTCCTGTGGAAGAGAAGATTGGATATATGCag AAAGATACAGCTGCTGTTGATCTTACCATGAAACAAGAAGAACCTCCATATGTTATTGTTGTCCATGGACCTCCCAAG GTTGGAAAGTCCCGGTTGATTAGATCACTAGTAAAGCGTTACACCAAGAAAAATGTTAATAAATTATACATGCAAGGCCCAGTTACTATCATATCAG GGAAGCAAAGACGGATACAGTTTGTGGAGTGTCCGAATAACATTAATGGTATGCTTGATGCTGCAAAATATGCTGACGCTGTCATGTTGCTCATTGATGCAGATACTGGTTTTCAAATG GAAACATTCGAGTTTGTGAATATTTTACGAGTTCATGGCATGCCGAAGGTCATGGGGGTGCTGATATCTGATGGTATGTGCGCAGATCTTGAAAAACTATTAAGAACCAAAGAATGCCTTATGAATCATTTCTCTACTGAAATATATGAAGGAGCAAGACTATTCTGCTTATCTGGACTTGGAACTGGGAT GTATCCTAAGCATGAAATTCTGGATCTTGCAAGCTTCATATCGATTATGGAATTTCATCCTTTGTCATGGCGAGCTGCACAACCTTATGTGTTGGTAGACCGTTTTGAAGATGTTACTCCGTCAGGCAGGTTGCTCATCGATTACAGATGCACTAGGGACATTGTTTTGTATGGTTATCTCCGAGGTTGTGATATCAAGAAAGGAGCTAAG GTGCACATTGCTGGTGTTGGTGATTTCCCTCTATTTGGCATAACAAGCTTTGTTGATCCTTGCCCTTTAAAGTCCGCCCTCAAAAGGAAGAAATCTCTGAAAG GAAAGGAGCAGGATGGGTGTTCGAGTTTCAGACCAGGGACTTATCTAAGATTGGAGGTCCGAGACATTCCTTTCGAGATGGTTGGAGATATTAATCCTGGTCATCCGATTCTCGTTGGAGGTATCAGTCCCAGAGAAGAAAATATTGGATATATGCAG GCAACACTTAAGCGACATACTTGGCACAGGAAATTGTTGAAGACAAGAGACCCTATTATAGTTTCCATTGGTTGGAGGCGGTACCAGACGAGCCCTGTATATGCCATGGATGACAGTGGTGACCGGCTTCGAATGCTCAATTACACCCCCGTTGACATGCAGTGCCTTGCAATGTTTTGGGGCCCCCTTGCATCACCCAACACTGGAGTTGTTGTTGTACAGGATCTACCAGACAAAAGG GCAGCGTTTCGCATTTTAGCAACTGGCGTTGTTGTTGATTTTAACCATGCTGCGAAGATATTAAAGAAATGTAAGCGGTCTAGAATACCTTGGAAGATCTCTGGCAAGACTGCTCTTATTAAGAACTTGTTTAAAtcagatgatgaaattgatagGTTCAAAGATGCAAAACTTTGGACAGAGAGCGGAATTCAGGGGAAGGTTGAAAAG GCTGCAGAAAAAGTACGGAGAAGAAAGGATGGTGTACTTAGAGTAGGGATTGTGGAGTGCAAGTTTAAGCGCAGAATTTGCATGCATGATACAATTTTCATGCGCATGTGGAAAGAAGTTAAAGTTCCtggtttcttcaacccattcataCAAATGACTGGGTTATCACACAGG CCCGATGAATTCCCGAAAGGAGTGTTATTCAAACATGAAACTGATGGAGAGTCGCCCACAGAACGACGTATGGTGGCCTTTGTTGAGGGAGAGCCTAGCTTCCAAGACCTAACTATTGCCAAGGAATTTGAGTTGTATCAT TGTAATAAAGAGGAGCAGAAGGAATTCAAGAGACATCCAATGCTGGTGATGATtccaaaggaagaagagatgttagAAATACATGAGAGAGGGGAGATTACAAAGAAACACCAAACAAAGCCATGGACTCCCGACTGTCCTGTAGACGACCGGGTCTTGAATTGCGCAATGAGTCTATATGGAAAAGTTCCAACTTATTTTACCTTCTTCCGACCACGTAATCAAATTAAATATAAGAATTAG